One Amycolatopsis thermophila DNA segment encodes these proteins:
- the folE gene encoding GTP cyclohydrolase I FolE → MDAPVRHLNVVHGRGTVDLAAAERAVRDLLVALGKDPTSEHLADTPRRVAKSYAELLNPREFQLTTFPNDEAYDELVVAKRIPVWSLCEHHMLPFHGVAHVGYLPGDRILGLSKLARVVELFARDLQVQERLTQQVADWLQEHLAPKGVGVVIEAEHLCMSLRGVQVAGSRTVTSAVHGLLREDRATRQEFFALTGIAG, encoded by the coding sequence CTGGATGCGCCGGTCCGGCACCTGAACGTGGTGCACGGCCGCGGCACCGTCGACCTGGCCGCGGCCGAACGCGCGGTCCGGGACCTGCTCGTCGCGCTGGGCAAGGACCCCACGTCGGAGCACCTGGCCGACACCCCGCGGCGCGTCGCGAAGTCCTACGCGGAACTGCTCAACCCGCGCGAGTTCCAGCTGACGACGTTCCCCAACGACGAGGCCTACGACGAGCTGGTGGTCGCCAAGCGGATCCCGGTGTGGTCGCTGTGCGAGCACCACATGCTGCCCTTCCACGGCGTGGCCCACGTCGGGTACCTGCCGGGCGACCGCATCCTCGGACTGTCCAAACTGGCCCGTGTCGTCGAGCTGTTCGCCCGGGACCTGCAGGTGCAGGAACGGCTCACCCAGCAGGTCGCCGACTGGCTGCAGGAACACCTCGCACCCAAGGGTGTCGGCGTGGTGATCGAGGCCGAGCACCTGTGCATGTCGCTGCGGGGCGTGCAGGTCGCCGGATCGCGCACGGTCACCTCCGCCGTGCACGGCCTGCTGCGGGAGGACCGCGCGACGCGGCAGGAGTTCTTCGCCCTGACCGGGATCGCCGGCTGA